The Malaclemys terrapin pileata isolate rMalTer1 chromosome 7, rMalTer1.hap1, whole genome shotgun sequence nucleotide sequence tgggttctgtcccagctctgggaagagaGAGGGGTCTAGTAGGCTGAGGGGGTTGGAAACCAGGACTCTGGGTTTTATCCCCATTGTGGGGAAGGGAGTTCAGTGGCTAGTTCACAGGGCCGGGACTCCAGAGTCCCCTTCACCAGCTTGCTGTATGCTCTTGAACAGGCTTTCTGTCTCTGTACAGTGGGGTGATGATACTCATCAGCTGTACTAATGCGCTGACATCCTGGGACGATCAGTGCTATAGAAGCTTTAGGTATTAGCAGCTGTAACACTGAGCAAAGGAAGTGTGGCTATGGGGGAGGGAAATGTTCTGCGAATATTAATTTGCATTTGAACATGAACTTCAGTTTGACCTTTGTGTTCATGGTCCATAAAACTTGCGAGTTTGAGCTTTGCAACATGAATCTTTGCAAAAAGCTCATATTAAACTTTAATTCCCAATAGAAgcaaactttgattttttttaatattcatgcCTAACATTCACCCCATGCCCCTGCTCCtgaggaataaaaaaaattaaatattctgacTAAGACACCTTTCTCTTGCAGTTACTGATCTTTAACTCTTGCCTTTTATGATATCGTAATTCTGTTCCATTTTTGTGtacctttgcaggtcacctttcaaGTTAATGTTTTAATCCTATAGAAGTCAGGGAATAACTTATATTTTGCATGTACAGTTAACTTCCACTGAGCAGTACGGTGTGTTAAAGTGTTGCTTCACATAAGTCACTGCTGGATTGGAAGGAGAGGCAAAGGCCTGTTTTGATGTGAAGTGACTTTGTTAATGAGGCAGAGCCCAGCCACTAGTATGGTGATTGCACTGGAATTCAGTGCATAAAGCCACACTAGTGCTGTGTCAAAGACTGAGATATTTTATACACTACCTGTCCCTCCAATGCATGTGTATTATCACACACGGCATTAACTTCAGAGTCTGTATATGTCACACAGGCCAGATTTACAGCTGCTGTAACTTAAGTTTGGAACACCTGACTCTTGTGCTTTGAAAATTTGCATTAAGGTAaggtttgtattatttttattgcactaGTGTTCTCcgtgagagagggagaaaaagaccAAGGGAAGAGAAATCCAAAGAGAATCCACTTGATTGCTCTTTTGGTAAGCatcagttctgtgttgtatctcTTGCAGCAGTAACCatggacagcagcagcagaattgaGTGCATCTTCTTCAGTGAATTCCACCCAACGCTGGGGCCTAAAATAACCTACCAGGTCAGTGATGCCAGAGTATTTGGGGCTGGGGTCTATTGGGTATTCAAACAGGTAGTGAACTGAGGGAATTCAGTCTGCTGTCTCCAGCACCTAGCCAATGCTGGCCCCATCAGCCAAGGGCCTGCAGCTAGGCCCTGTGTGTCTCTTCAGCTGAACTGTGACATTTTATACTGTGACATCTTATGTCTCTCTACAAAAGTGACTTTTCACAGGTGCTCACTCTCCTTGTCATGCCTGTAGCCTGTTGCTTGGTTTTTTTATGAGACTGTAGGGTTATGTCTGTTGGCTCTTCAGTGATACTTTATTGTTTCCTTGGCCATGCAGGTCCCGGAGGATTTCATATCCCGAGAGCTCTTTGACACAGTCCAGGTGTACATCATCACCAAACCCGAGCTGCAGAACAAACTCATCACAGTGTGAGTACCACCTAGAACTGCCCTGTATAATCATAGCAATGAGCAACCaccatttttaataatttaattacaGTCTGTGCACAAGATGTCAATGAATTTTAACTACATGGAAACTTTGAAGAGTATGCATTTTTCTGTTAAGAGAATTCAGGACAAAGCCTGGCATAGATGCTAAATTTTATAAATGACTTACTCTCATAAACTGATGAACGcgtttacttgtaaattctcagaaaattcattctgggCGTGGAGTAAGGGCTATAAGTTTGGGGAGGATCCattgtatttttcatacaaaacaAAGGAGTgtctattttaaaagcaaaatctttCACTATGGAGTTCCGACCAGTGCTTCCAGAACAATCGCAGTTGACGGCTTGTGCCTGTTTCTCTTTGATAGGACCGCTATGGAGAAGAAGCTGATTGGCTGCCCAGTTTGTATTGAGCACAAAAAATACAGCCGGAACGCTCTGCTCTTCAATCTGGGCTTTGTTTGTGATGCTAGAGCCAAGACTTGTGCATTGGAACCCATCGTGAAGAAATTGGCTGGCTATCTCACCACCTTAGAGGTCAGATTTGGCACTGATGCACACATTCAATATCTAATGCTGTTTGTCACGGATCCACAGGATTGGCGCTACACCCCCCAGCTTTAGAACAGTCTCTAGGAGAAACGCCTTTGATGTGCCAGACCTCCGAGAGGTCTCGCCCTTCCTACACAGGGTAGGCCATGTGGTCTGATCATCTTTTTAGATTGAACCTTCCCAGTCCTTTGCTATCAAGCTGGGATCTCTGCTCAGCTTCCCTTCTGTGAGGTGGGGAAATCCATCTCCCTCAGGGTAGTTGGTTGCTAGGTGTCGGTATCCTGGTGACTAGGTTTTCCATTATCATCTTAGATTTCCCATTGATATGGGGCTGGCCTCAGCCAGTCCTTTTCCAATGACCCATTCATGCTCAGACAGCTAGGCCACATTCATACCTATGTCTCCCAGCCAGCCCTGAAAGCAAtcagctctcccagcgctgtaaaaaaccccacccccatgaggggagtagctaccagcactgggagtgCGACTCctagcactggtgcactgtctacactgccactttacagcgctgtaacttgcagcactcaggggtgtgttttttttcacacccctgagcgagaaagttgcagcgctgtaaagtggcagtgtagacaaggccttattgtcattcatagattccaaggccagaatggattgctgtaatcatctagtctgacctcctgtataacacagaccggACAACTTCCcacaatcattcctagagcagagcttttagaaaaacagccaacaTTGATTTACAAATTGTtggggagaatccaccaccacccttggtaaattgttccaatggttaatcaaaAAGCACATAATGCCACACCCATtcactttttgtttatttaaacaaaatgaaatgtcagGTAGTGTCTCTTTCTCACTATTTTCTGTGGTCCATTTCCTGGGAAAATGAGTTCTCATAATGGAGAAATTCCAGCcactttttgttaaaaataagGCTATTTTAAGTCAGCCAGTTTTAATGATTGGTAATAAATAATATGGGGATGGTTTGTTACTATTAAGTGTGAGTTCATTGACTTCAAATTTCCTTTTTAACAGTAAATGGTATAAGCTATGTCCTTTCAGAATCATGCAGGTGACCATAATGACTGTATAGGGAAGCTTGTAGTTCGGGTGATGATGTCTGTTGTTTAGGATCAAGAGACCCAGTTGTGTTTCTTTCTGAGCAACACTTTGAATAGAAGCTTAAACTTTCAAGTAAGGTATTAACAACCCATGGTAAACATCCCTGATCATTCCCGCAGATCTGCCAACAAAGCCATGGAAAACCAGACTTGACACTCTTAATATttctcaagttaaaaaaaaaaaaaagaaattttttttaaaacatccttgCAGGCCTCTGTGCTTGCTTACAGTGTTGTGCAGACAAAACTACACAGGATCGTTTCAGGGGACAAGACAAAGATGCCACGTTTATTAtaacacaatttgatttatgaccaataactaatacctatatacacacacacatcagatgttctgcagctgctgtatagttaccagtcctgaatGTAGCTTGAGTCCGTGGCTTgattttgcagcttgggttcatagcttgtggcggctaactggccaggaaagcggggcacaaggaagggctgggtctgccctcccatgttggcagcagaacgtTACCCCCCTCAAAGTCTTCCATCTCACTCATCTTTCTTATAGGcttttagtttgaatccagagtctataggtcttgctgtgtcacgctgcctctgggttgGGTGTGATTGATCACCTGTCAGTTGCAGATGTGACTTTTAGCCTTGGACCTGGCTTTGATTCTCCTTCTATTGtacttttgttcttttctttttagggtggacttttctttctttgttagGGCTGTTTGCATCTTCAACCGTTGGGGTTTGAACTTTTTCATTAGGATAGGCTGGCGCTGGAgattgattccatcatccatccatacctcattcacacatttaaaataaactaataagattacgtTAGGGTTTtgcaaaatgaaggttgcagcaggcTTTTACAAAATGGAGTGAGCGTTTTAAAATGGAGTTTGAGTTACAATATGGACAAGTGTAAGGAGTGGCAAAGAGTGAACAGAAGCTACAATGTAGACAAGTATAATGAATGGCAAACAGTGATCAGAAGTTACAATGTTGAAACAGTGCAAgtttcagtgatttaagcagcaACTGGattgaaagtgaaacttacaagggCAGCTGGCTGAAccctatggctcttaacaagcatcttaattgtcaattagccagttattgggataaccagttttatgaatgaatgttgtttcattcataaaactttacttatgaagttacaataataaagtgaacaattcaaaacaattttattcatcagttctacaacGGCCCTAAACAATAATTCTTTAGGTGAAATCCATTGAGGTCGATGGGAGTTCGagacttcactggagccaggatttcaccccttgatCCTCCATAACACAGCATGGTGTAAAGGAGAGATTTGTCATTAATTAGGTGAATGACAGGTTTTCAGGATCAGACTAAAAGtaagaaaagaacaaaggaaaaaataCCAGTGGGGTTTCCTTACTGTATCGCCTGCATAACCGCTCCACAGCAGCTTTATAGAAAGATGCGAGGTGGCTTGCTGCTACTGAGAGGCAATGACACTGACCCTGTTCTCTCCTAGCTGGAAAGTGGCTTCATCTCCAATGAAGAGAGTAAACAAAAGCTGGTGCCAATAATGACCATCCTCCTGGAGGAGCTCAACGCCACTGGGAAATGTACTTTGCCAATAGGTAGGGTTGCTGGACATCCAGCTGTAATGTAATCTTTTTCTTTGTCCCTTCCCAGTCTCACAATGAGTCCCTTAGCATCACCCCACTAATGGATCCTGTCTGAAGCAGAGGAGTCTCCTGATTTAAAGTTTGTAGCTTGGGGGTGAGGGGTCGGACTTGCAGCTCCACCTGTACCCCACCCTTGTGCTACTTTGTTTTGTGGTATTTGAAGTGTTGCTCGGGGGACATTCGTGGGGGAGGAGCACAGGGGAGATAAGGGAGTTAGATGTGCTGGGGGAGTGCACTGCTCCCTTATTGCCTCTGCCATCCCTGGAGTGCCAATGGGCTGTGATTACAGCGGAGTTGGTTACTGCTGGGAACAAAAGGGAAGCTGCTCTATACTGACCAGATTGCTGTAACAGAGGATGGAAGGGGAGGTTGGCTTCTGAGGGTCAAATCCTGCCCTGGTTTCAGCAGCGGGTGCAATTCCCATTGTTCATGGGGTGGGTGGTACTCACACTGTTATATCAGGGCAGATTTTGGTTGGGAAAGTTGAGAGAGACAGAAGGTGTTTGCTAGCAGAGCTGAGTGCTTTCGTCTCCTCCTCCTAGATGAGTCGAACACCATTCACCTGAAAGTGATCGAGCAGCGGCCAGATCCTCCCATTGTGCAGGAGTATGATGTGCCCGTCTTCACTCTGGACAAGGACGACTTCTTCAATGCCCAGTGGGATCTCACTACTCAGCAGGTCTGTCTGCTTCATCCgggtggggcaaagcaggggggaCATTCTAATGGGGTCATCTTCCATCCCAGCAATTCAGTTAGCTGAATGGAGATGTGACAGGTCGATTGCGCTACCTGGTGCCCAGTGAACAAGGGGTTAACCACAGCTCAGCAACCTGTAGCCCTTGCCTGGGGCCTATAAATCCTGTACTTGGGAGACAAGAGGAAGGAGAATGCTATTGGGTAGCAGCCCAGCCTTCCCAGGGTCTTAGGACTGGGGAGCTTGATCCCTTTTGTGGAGAAGACTTCGCTGATTGCAGTGGTATGCCTCTGCTGAACCATTCCCAGTGAACATGTGATAAACGGCAGCAGCTGTTGCCAACACTATCCAAATCAAGCAAAGATGTCCTTTATGGGGAAGTGTCCATCCAGTGACTAGGGATGGTTAACAAAGTGTTAAATAGTGTGGAACTCTGTGCTCCAGTTGCAGACACTTCCAAACAGGGATGAAATACAGAGGTGCATGTGTTTATAGTGAGGTTGCACTGTATTCTCATTCAGCACAGTATCTAGTGTCCATGTTAAATCTCTTCTGATGGTCTCATTGACCCTTTGTGTATGGACCATGTTTACTGAAAAATC carries:
- the NPRL2 gene encoding GATOR complex protein NPRL2 isoform X1; translation: MDSSSRIECIFFSEFHPTLGPKITYQVPEDFISRELFDTVQVYIITKPELQNKLITVTAMEKKLIGCPVCIEHKKYSRNALLFNLGFVCDARAKTCALEPIVKKLAGYLTTLELESGFISNEESKQKLVPIMTILLEELNATGKCTLPIDESNTIHLKVIEQRPDPPIVQEYDVPVFTLDKDDFFNAQWDLTTQQILPYIDGFRHIQKISAEADVELNLVRIAIQNLLYYGVVTLVSILQYSNVYCTTPKVQDLVDDKCLQEECLSYVTKQGHKRASLRDVFQLYCGLSPGTTVRDLICRYTLQIQRVDERKLVQFGLMKGLIRRLQKYPVKIVRDEKSHPARLYTGCHSYDEICCKTGMSYRELDERLENDPNIIVCWK
- the NPRL2 gene encoding GATOR complex protein NPRL2 isoform X2, coding for MDSSSRIECIFFSEFHPTLGPKITYQVPEDFISRELFDTVQVYIITKPELQNKLITVTAMEKKLIGCPVCIEHKKYSRNALLFNLGFVCDARAKTCALEPIVKKLAGYLTTLELESGFISNEESKQKLVPIMTILLEELNATGKCTLPIDESNTIHLKVIEQRPDPPIVQEYDVPVFTLDKDDFFNAQWDLTTQQILPYIDGFRHIQKISAEADVELNLVRIAIQNLLYYGVVTLVSILQYSNVYCTTPKVQDLVDDKCLQEECLSYVTKQGHKRASLRDVFQLYCGLSPGTTVRDLICRYTLQIQRVDERKLVQFGLMKGLIRRLQKYPVKIVRDEKSHPARLYTGCHSYDEICCKTG